A segment of the Zingiber officinale cultivar Zhangliang chromosome 8B, Zo_v1.1, whole genome shotgun sequence genome:
TTTTCCCATCTCCATCAGTGTCGAAGCGCTGGAAGATCCTCTCCATCTCGGGTGTCACCTCGCCCATGCTTTCTCGTTTGAGCCTTAAGTGCAATTCGTTGGTAGTTTGCAAGGTTGTTCAGTTCTGTTGTCGCACAcagagagagaagagaaagaaactCAACGAGAATGGAGCCGATAAATAGAGAATCACAGGAGTTAATTAGTGGAATGTCCTAAAGGGCGGAGTATTAGTGGTGAAGGTTTAATTCTTTTTCCTATATTCATGTCGATCAAATTAATGGACAGAAatgatcataaaaaaaataaaaaacaatttcTAAAATGTAGGTACACATGTAAAGTCTCGCATTCAAAttattgtgttttatttttataattaatgaTGTGAAATATTGGACTATTAATATGCTCATTAAAGATTTCAAGTTGTGCTTTGTTTTATATGTTAACTTATATTATATTACGTTTAATTTAAtcctaaaattaaataaacacattttttttagaaaataaagagGACaagaaatattcataaattatgcATATAATGACATTACTATTAATTAAGCTTTGTGCCTTGAGCTTCTCGAATGAGAATGCAGTGTttaggagaagagtttgtttATCTTGTCAAACCGATTGGACAAACTACTATAATTTGCTTTATAAATAAATAGTCGACTAATGTGCTATCTATTTGACAAAACTGTAGGAAAATTTGAGAATCTTGTGTGTCCTTGATAATTCGGTTATTACAAGGAACTAATCTGGGAGATGCAAACTATCAGAATTGAGAGGAACAGAATCAAGAACTGGCAGGGGAACAGGATGCAAACCTCAGGCCCTGTTCTCCGCTACATTCATGCTAATACAGCATCCACTTACCAATGTCATCTCGAAAAACCGGTGAATTTCTTCTTAAAAAGGAGAAGCTGTAAGGTTTGGAGGAGATGCGACTGCAGGGGGAGTTCCACTCTGCAGATTTCCTCGCCTCTGACATTATGGGTATGGTCGGAATGTGCCTCAGCCTTATGTTCAAGGAATTGAATAGCATTCGCCCATTTGATTCATCGGTGGCTTTGATATTGTTCTCCTTGACTCCGTGAGATTGGCTAGTTTTTGCGATATGCTTCGGCAAGTTGCTATTGGTGGATGGTAAACCTGAGGGTGGGCGACGTATTTGAGCTGATGGTTTCATGGAATCAAGACGACGGAGTATCCAGTTGCCCAGATTTCTACCAACCTCTATGTCCCTTTGCTGTATGTTTTTGTGAACTGTGACTGCCACATCGAAGACCTTGCGCGTGCGCCTGGATGAACAAGAAGAGGAGTTTGAACAAACAAAATtgaataaaaggatttttctAAGAAGAACACTTATCATAGGGCAGATGATGAGTTAGATAATCCAGAAGAGGCTTCATAAACACTAATAAATTTCAAGAACTTGAATCCtgaatcagatggaaggtacTAAATTGCATGGAAATGGAGAAATTTTATGTCTTTAAGATGTTTTCAACAAATTCGCCAATGTTCCAGTATGCTATCGAAATAGAGTATATCAACATAAATGTTGGCAATCACACAGGCATAAACAGATTTACCAAAATGAGTTGTTCATAGGTATAATCATACGATTGAAAGATTCGGAACAATGGTATTAGGAAGTTTTGCCCTCGGCAGATCCAGAAAGCTAAATGTCATGTGTCCGAATAGGAAATTTGGATTCCAAAGCAATCATTTTTAATCACTAAACAAAATATATCCTAGTGGAAACTGAAGGCACACATAAGATGCAATTGTAAAACAAAATAAGAAAAGCTCTGATAAATGGCGTATACAGTGCCATACAACGAGAATAATGTAGTGAGCTACTAGATTTCCAAAGAAAGATGCAATTAGAAGACTAGGCTTTTCACAACAAAAATAAATGTTGATAATAAACTAAGGAATGAATATTTGAAACTGACAGGAGCATCTGGAGTGTTTGGTTGTTATAAAATTATATGATCATCATGTTTCTTAGAATTATAATGAATAATGTAGCATACATGAGAAGGGGTTACTAAAAAGATTAAAGTTGTACTACTATTTGAGAGTGATAAGGTATTGCTCTAATATATGATAAAAAAGAGAGAATTGATTTAGATGGTAGGAGCATGTTGAAATCAACCAACAGATTTCATAGTTAGAAGAGTTACCAAAAAGTTTTCTAAAaagtatatataaataatatgatTGATCTGAACAGTTTTTGCAATAGTATATCTTGCATGCAGTTCAACAAAAACATGTGATAATATCTTCTCAGtaaaatctatatatatagatagacaGTCAAATATGAAGTCATTTTTACTTTCAAACATTAAATAATGCACAAGAATAAAGCAAGAACATACAGACAATAAAAAATGAAAAGCTAATATCCCATAATAAATAATGCTACCTCTAAATAACAGTTAGTTGACAGAGGGGATGATAATACACAAATATTCCCTACCTCCCACCTAGTCACAATTCATGACCAACACCACCTATTCAGGCTGACTATCAAGGTTTAGTAGTTGCGCACATGACTTCTCCTGGTTACAAAGCCTCCTAGTCATGCACATAAGCACTTGCAAGATTGCCTACACATGCCTCAAACTCAGTCGTACAGCACAATGAGACTACACCTGATTGTTGAGCTTCCATTTCGGATTCCTCCGCAACCAAGCAATCTGCCTTGTAGGAAAGCTTCCAATTCACTCATTCCATAGTTAAATTTCAAGAAGTAAGTGAACCAAGTGCAAATAAGACCAACCATTAAATAGAGAATGCACGTGCCAAAAAAAACTGACAAAATTAATGTGTCAAATTATCAATGTTCTTTAGgaagacaaatatatttaagaatGGTATTACACTTGAATTCCTTATATTATTCATTAGATAGAAATAGTATTGATGCTTGACGAAATCACCAAAGTGGAAAGGTAAGTAGCAACATATATGGGTGaggaattaaatttatttgtcaaaccaaaaatattttattgaACCAACTTGGAACTGCTCAAGAATGTCCTTGAAGTGTCAATGCCACATCTAGATAAtcagatttgatttgatttttaaagTAGATACCCCACTTATAATAGTCAAACTTAATAATGATATGAAGGATGGCATATACTTGGAATCCTGGAATCAAGTCAAAAGGGCTTCACCATCCAACTACTTCTTCGCCGTGTGCAAATGGTTTTTCAGTCTAATTCTATTCAAAAAAAATTGTTGCATTAAATAACTTCAAAATGTTGTCTCATTTTTATTCATAACTTCCATAGGAATCTCTCGAAATGGAAAAGATGAAAAAATTATCCACCACCCTCAGAACCATGAAACAGAGTTGATTTTGATAATAAGCTAAAATACTGTCACCAAACACACAAGTGTGACTATCTAAGGTTGAGCCATCAAACATTTCTTAATTCAAAGCCATGAACTTCAGCAAGTGAAATTAAGCAGCCATCCAAACGTGACATGAGATTAAGTTGAAATCATCTATGCAGAGAAATAACTTCTGAATACAGAATGATTTATCCTtcgaaaaataaatcaaataacccAGCGGGCAACCCTCTTCATCACCGTTATTCACCTTTGCTTCATTTGTACTTTGCAATTAACAAAACAACTGGTTGGATGCTATATGATTCAAATTCCAAGTTCACAAAGAACGacatacaaaaataaatatgcaACCGTTAAACTTGGGCTCATTCTCAAAGTTGATGTTGCCGGATTCCTCATCAACTCCAACCATCCAAATCAAAATAAGCCTGTTgccattttttaagaaaaataataataatattctcaGTGCGGTGCGATAAAAGCAACCCTCTCTAGTGCCTATACACTCCGACATAAGAACAAACAATCTCGCAAAAACTACATTCAAACAACTAACCAGCAATTAGATGTAACATTATGCATATCATATAGTTTGACATGGAGATGCATCAACAATTGATTCTCATCGGATCAAGCGACGTCTACAGCAAAAGCAGGGTATCAACGAATCCCATTTGATAGCACTTAGCCGTTTGGCTTCAATACCATGTCATCCAAACCAGAAACACgttgaaggagaaggagaaggagaatgaGAAGCATAAAAAGGGGCACCTGTGAATGAATTGCCGGATCCTGGGGTGATTGGGGCCGACGAGGCGTCGTTGGAGCCGGAGAGCGAGGCGGTAGGTCCGCTTGAGGCCCAAGAAGTAGGCGGTGATCGCCGTGAGCTCCCACAAGACCATCTGCCCTTTCGGTCTTTGCTCTACGGCGGCGAATGAGCTCGCTAGAAGCCTAGAACATTCTTCACTTCCGTTGATATATCGTCTGTTAACAAATTACCATAACGTTTCGTCGTTGGTATCTTGACGCTTTCGACTCCGTTATAATTATCGATAAAAAAATTGGCATGAAAAAGTGAAATGCATAAGGCCCAAACCTGTAGGCccgtcaagtcaaaatttttatatttattttttttaaaaaaaatggaaaatttcGAAATGGTTCAAACTTCAAATTCGAGTTCGTTTTAAGTTGTTTAAACTTTAATTTGAACATATgattatgattattattattatttaataatttcaaCTCAAATTCAACTAAATTCAATCATTtcgaataaaaattaaatattttttcgaaaCTATTAAAAAAAAAGCTCACGAGCTGACCCTATTCGTTTGCCCCCTGGCCCGAATCAATTTCAGTCGTTCACGTTTGGACGGTCAAGATTGATATCGCCGGAATCGCATGTCGGCAAGAACTCTCTTCACACCAGGGCAGGCGGCCTACAGCGTCGCCAGCGGCGCCCTGCTGCTTGTTGGTAGCGCCCAAGCAGTGTTGCTTCCGACGTGGGCCTGGAGCCCTGGAcgtcaccccccccccccccccccttccaaGTAAACGAGGGGTAACGAGAGCGGATGAACTGACGGTTGACAGGAAGCCACAGCTCACGCCCTGTCGTCTGTCGTCCTGTCCGTTGCCGCAAGTGCCCAACTTGAGCTAAAGAAAGCCATTACTTTTACGCTTCTGATAAGAGAATTCACTGGCTGTCAATGGCCGTGGCAGTATATTAATGTACCCAATCCATGTGATACTTCATAGGACTCTGCATTGAAGTGAGAGACAGAGAGAGCTCAAATGGCTCATGTCAGTGTCTTGTCGATCCTGCTCATGGTTGCCTGCGTATCCGCGTCGGCCGGAGCCACCTCCGTCGACGTCTCTCCCACCGACTTCGTTCGCTCCTCCTGCGGTGCGACGCGGTACCGCGACCTCTGCTTCCGGTGCCTTGCACCCTACGCGGCGGCGGTCCGGCGCGACCCACGCCGGCTGGCCCGCGCCGCGATGTCCGTCAGCGCCGACCGGGCACGATCGGCCTCCGCCTTCGTCTCCCAGGCGGTGGCGCGGGCCAAGTGGAACGGCCCCAGGGACGCCGGCGCTGTCCGCGACTGCCTCGAGAACATGGCCGACAGCGTCGACCGGCTCCGGCAGTCGGCGAAGGAGCTCGACCGGGCGGGCCGGAGTGGGGACCGGGCGGCGTCGGACTTCGCCATGCACATGGGCAACGTTCGTGCCTGGTGCAGCGCCGCCCTGACTGACGAGAACACGTGCCTGGACAGCCTGTCGGATCGCTGCTCCAGCTCCGTCCGGGCCGCTGTGCGGCCCAAGGTGGTGGAGGTCGCGCAGGTCACCAGCAACGCGCTGGCGCTCGTCAACCGCCTCTGGCCCAACTAAAAAGCGACCAACTGGATCAGTTCGGCTGCTGCTGTCCCAACTACGCTGTACGGCACCGCCGGACCTACAGACGCCGGCGACTGCTAATTTGCCTTAAACTAGATAATTAATTAAGCTCAACTATGTGATCTCTACGGTTGTAATGAATCGTCAGGAGAGTTCTTGAAGATTTCTTTCTGTTTGGAGGAAGAAAAAACGATATCACGGCAGTCCTGCAGTAGCTCGAATGCTCGACGATGAGGGAGTTTAGGGTTGGCCTTGGAAGGGGGGACAACCAATGTGGACGACTGTTGAGCGAGGAAGGTGGTGGGCCAATTCGCACCAGTGCTTGCCCTGCGCTATCATGTGCATGCTCAGTGCATTAATGGGGATCCGatcctttttcttctccttctttcccTTATTGCAGCAGGCTGCCAGTTAAGGTGGACCATGGAGAACACTGGAAGGCCAAAAAGATCTTAAAATATCTCATTATTTTCAAACTTTTACCATTTTATCGTCAATCAAGGACACCAATGATTGTTACGAAGGCACTTGATCCTCTTCGAAAGTTGAAAGGTTGGTTAGTTGGGAACGTGACCTGGTGGCTCTGGTATTGATTAGAAGAAGACATTGTGTTGTCTTATAACATCAGAAGTGTTAATATCTGGTCAAGAAAGGGATTCATAATTTGTATATGAAAAGAAGAACAGTAAAAAGACTGTAGTAATGAGTGCATTCAAATATGAAACATCGCATACTTTCATCCGTGGATAGAGATCCCCTTTTATAATATCACTGTAGTGTATGGGTATCCATCCTAAAGCATATGTACGTTTCCCAAAGCGTcctaagaaaagataagtaaaaaaatatCTCTGACATCTTTTCTTAAACGAACATGTAAATCTCTATAATATGGCAGACTAAAAGCTTCTAAAGTACTATTTGTTTGCTGGACATTCTCTGTTATTAACGACACAAACATCCAAAAAGAGTACAGTAAGATATGTATCATGTATGTGAGTTATGTTGCGGGCCGACCGGAGACCACTCGGCCAGGACGCCATCAGCTCGGCCTACTGAATGGAGTTATCAGCTTATTCTTCACTTGACTTTACTGTTATCGAAGAGGCGTATTGCGTCCGATCAAACATAAGGTCTGATCGACTAGGGTGGTGGACTAGATAACTTAGTATTTAGCTCTTAA
Coding sequences within it:
- the LOC122016219 gene encoding pectinesterase inhibitor 9-like, which encodes MAHVSVLSILLMVACVSASAGATSVDVSPTDFVRSSCGATRYRDLCFRCLAPYAAAVRRDPRRLARAAMSVSADRARSASAFVSQAVARAKWNGPRDAGAVRDCLENMADSVDRLRQSAKELDRAGRSGDRAASDFAMHMGNVRAWCSAALTDENTCLDSLSDRCSSSVRAAVRPKVVEVAQVTSNALALVNRLWPN
- the LOC122016220 gene encoding uncharacterized protein LOC122016220 isoform X1, producing the protein MVLWELTAITAYFLGLKRTYRLALRLQRRLVGPNHPRIRQFIHRRTRKVFDVAVTVHKNIQQRDIEVGRNLGNWILRRLDSMKPSAQIRRPPSGLPSTNSNLPKHIAKTSQSHGVKENNIKATDESNGRMLFNSLNIRLRHIPTIPIMSEARKSAEWNSPCSRISSKPYSFSFLRRNSPVFRDDIGKWMLY
- the LOC122016220 gene encoding uncharacterized protein LOC122016220 isoform X2: MVLWELTAITAYFLGLKRTYRLALRLQRRLVGPNHPRIRQFIHRRTRKVFDVAVTVHKNIQQRDIEVYHPPIATCRSISQKLANLTESRRTISKPPMNQMGECYSIP